In Massilia sp. METH4, the genomic window GAAACCGGCGTAGCCGCCGGCGTGCTGAACCATCCGGCCAATGGCATTGCCTGGCTGGCCAAGAAGTTCGCTCCATTCGACGTGGCGCTGGAACCGGGGCAGGTGATCCTGGCCGGTTCTTTTACCCGCCCAGTGAAGGTGCGTCAGGGCGACACCTTCCACTTCGACTACGGACCGCTGGGCGCGATCAGCGCGCGCTTCGTTTAAGAAACAATGGCACATGGACATGCCACGTAACGCCTTCAAGCGCGCACTTGCCGCCGGCGAGAAGCAGATCGGCCTGTTCCTAGGCCTCGGCAACGCCACCATTGCGGAGCTGATCGCCGGGACAGGCTTCGACTGGGTACTGGTCGACGGCGAGCACGGCCCCAACGACCTGCGCACGATCATTGCGCAGCTACAGGCCCTGGCCGCCTACCCGGTCAGCCCGGTAGTACGGACGCTGGACCATGATGCCGCGCGCATCAAGCAATTGCTCGACGCCGGCGCCCAGACGCTGATGGTGCCCATGGTGGAAAGCGCCGACCAGGCACGCGCCCTGGTACGGGCCATGCGCTATCCGCCGCATGGCATGCGCGGTGTCGGGACGGCAATGGCGCGCGCGGCCCGCTGGAACGGCGTCGGCAGCTATTTCGAGCACGCGGACGCCGAGCAGTGCCTGGTCGTGCAGATCGAATCGCGTGCAGCACTCGAAGGCCTGGAAGGCATTCTGCAGGTCGACGGCGTCGACGCCGTCTTCGTCGGGCCGTCGGATCTTGCCGCATCGCTGGGCCACCTCGGCAAGCCGGGGCACCCCGAAGTGAGGGCGGCCGTCGCACGGGCAATCGAGCAGATCGCCGCAGCCGGCAAGGCGGCCGGCGTGTTCTCGGCAGATCCGGCCGTCGCGGCAGGGTACCTGGACCTGGGCGCCCGATTCCTGCTGGTAGGCGTCGATGCGCTACTGCTGCGCAATGCCGCCGTTGACCTTGCGGCCCGGTTCAAGGAAGGCGCGGCCGGGTCCGGCGCTTCGTACTGACACTGCAAAGGACATCCATGCTAGAACTAAAAGATTCGTCGCTGCTACGTCATGCCTGCCTGATCGGCGGGATATGGGTGGGAGCGGACAACGGCACGACCGTTGCTGTGACCAATCCGGCCGACGCCAGTATCGTCGGCCAGGTGCCGAACTGCGGCGCGGAGGAGACCGAGCGTGCGATCGCTGCGGCCGACGCCGCGTTCCAGACCTGGCGCGACACCACGGCGGCCGAACGCGCCGGCATCCTGCGGCGCTGGTACGACCTGATGCAGGCGAACCAGGAAGACCTGGCGGCCATCATGACGGCCGAGCAGGGTAAGCCGCTGGCCGAGGCGAGGGGAGAAATCGCCTACGCCGCCGCCTATATCGAATGGTTTGCCGAAGAGGCGCGGCGCGCGTACGGCGAGGTAATCCCGTCGCCCTCGCGCGACCGTCAGCTGGTCGTGACGCGCGAGCCGGTCGGCGTGTGCGCCGCCATCACGCCCTGGAATTTTCCTGCGGCGATGATCACCCGCAAGGTTGCCCCAGCGCTGGCCGCGGGCTGCACTATCGTCCTGAAGCCGGCACAGCAAACCCCTCTGTCGGCCCTCGCCCTGGCCGAACTGGCGCTGCGCGCCGGGGTACCGGCCGGCGTGTTCAGCGTCGTCACCGGCGAGGCGAGGGAAATCGGCGGCGCCATGTCGTCCAGCCCGATCGTGCGCAAGCTCAGTTTTACCGGCTCGACGCCGATCGGCATCCTGTTGATGAAGCAATGTGCCGACACGGTCAAGAAGCTGTCGCTGGAGCTGGGCGGGAATGCGCCATTCATCGTCTTCGACGATGCCGATGTGGATGCGGCCGTGGCCGGCGCGCTGGCTTCCAAATACCGCAATGCCGGGCAGACCTGCGTATGCAGCAACCGCCTCCTGGTCCAGGATGGCATCTACGATCGCTTCGCGGAAAGGCTGGCCGCCGCTGTTGGCACGCTGCAGGTCGGCGACGGTCGCGAGCACGGTGTGACGGTCGGGCCGCTGATCGACGCGGCGGCGATGGACAAGGTGCAGACCCTGGTCGCGGATGCACTCGGCAAAGGGGCGCGCGTGCTGGCCGGAGGCAGGCCCCATGCGCTGGGCGGCAACTGGTACGAGCCGACCGTGCTGGCCGATATCACGTCAGCGATGGCGGTAGCCCGGGAAGAAATCTTCGGCCCGGTAGCGCCGTTGTTCCGCTTCACGGAGGAGGCCGAGGCTGTGGCCATGGCCAACGACACCGAGTACGGTCTGGCAGCGTATTTCTACACGCAGAACCATGCCCGCGCCTGGCGCGTGTCGCGCCAGCTCGAGTACGGCATGATCGGCGTCAACACGGGCCTGATCTCGACCGAGGTTGCACCGTTTGGCGGTGTCAAGTCGTCCGGCATCGGCCGCGAGGGTTCACGGCATGGAATGGAGGAGTACATGGAGCTCAAGTACGTGGCGATGGCCGGGCTGTAGCGCGTGGCATGCGCCGTGCCGGACGGCGCCGTAGTTGCCAGCAAGCCGGCTGCATGGGCGGGATCACACATCGTGCTGCAAAACGTCTCCTGCCGTTGGGCCTGACTGTCTACGGCGTCTTCGTCATTCTTGGAACCCGTAATATGTTCCTGAATATCGCGGCCGGTATGCTAGCATGCGGACCGTGCAGGCCCGGTGGCCAAGACTACTGGCGAATTCGCGTGCCGGCGTAAGGGAATCACTGGCCCGGTACCGCCACCCATGCACCGCCGCGGGCTGCGCCGCCAACGAAAAACCACGCGAACTTGTATGGACAAATCTTTGCAACACCGTAATCTTCCCCTGCTGCTGTTACAGGCCCGTGAAAAGGCCATGGCCCATTTCCGGCGCATCCTGAACCATTATGGCCTTACCGAGCAGCAATGGCGTGTGCTGCGCGCAATCAGTGACAGCGGCGAGCCGATGGAGCAGTCCCAGATCTGCGAAACGTGCCACATACTGGGGCCGAGCCTTGCCGGGGTTTTGGCGCGCATGGAAGAAACGAAGCTGGTGACGCGCACTCGTCTCGATACCGACCAACGTCGCATGCTGGTCGCACTGACCTCGCAGAGTGCCGCGCTCATCGAGGAGATTGCGCCATTCGTCGAGCGCCAGTATGCGAACCTGGAAGCGGCGGTCGGCACAAGTGTCGTGCGCGACCTGTACCGGGCACTCGATGCCTTTCTTGCCAGCCCGGGGAAGGTGGCGCCTGTGGCGCTGCCAGTGGTCACGCGTCCTGGCGCCCGCATGCGCAGGAGCGGCTGAGAGCCCTGTGCGAGCCTGCGCCGATTCCTGTCAGGCGACCCCTGCGCCGTTGGCCGGAATCAGGTTGCGATATTTGCTGAACAGATCGGTCACAGAGCCCACTTCCAGTTTCCTGTAGATACGCTTGCGCAAGGTGCGCACAGTGTGGATGCTGATCGCCAGATCGAGCGCGACTCCTTCATTGCTGGCGCCCGTCAGCAGGCGCCGGCATACCTCCATCTCGCGTTTCGACAGCGATTGGAGCGCGGCGCCGCAGCCAGGCGCGGCGTTGGTGCGGACCAGCTCCGTCGGCGCTTGTGGCACCACGACCTTGTCGGCGTGCAGCCACGTTACCGCCGCGAGGGGCTGGGCCAGCAGGTAGGCCTGCCTCAGGTCGGATTCGTCGAAGCGGCCGCTCCCGCTCATCCGGTAAAGGTTGCAGCACAGCAGGTTTTCGCCGCGTCGGCAGACAATCGACAGTTTGTCGCACAATCCGGCACGTTCGAAGAAAAAGGTCTTATATGCGGGAGAAGCGTCCATACGGCCATCAAAGGGGTATACCGCAGCTTGCTCGCTAGCAATATTCCACAACGAGGGCAAGCTGTTGTCCAGCAGGTGGTAGCGCTCCAGGTAACGCTGATTCAGCGTATCGGCGACGCGGGGCGCCAGCCGGCCCTGGGTGAGGAGCCCGCGCACTTCGTTGCCGCCAACCAAGCTGACGACCAGGTGGTCTGCACCGACGGCTTCCTGAGACAAGTCGAAGGCGGCCTCGGCGAAATCCTGCCGGCCGACCGCTGCGATCAGGCGTCCGAGCCCGGCGAACATTTTTGCCTGGTCAGTCATTGGGCGGCGGCGTCCCATGTTGCAGGCAGGCCGGGATTTTTCATGCACCAGAATGGGCGTGCTGTCCGGTCTCGGGACGGCACGTCGGGTAGTGCCGGATGGCACAGACTGTAGCTATACATTGTCGTCTCCTTCTTGCCGCCTGCAGCATTCAGCGGCTATTTGTTTAACCGATTATAGACACCTTGTCGACCGTGATGTGTACCGCGAATGAGGTACGTCGAAATGGCGCCCGTGCCCGAACCAGGCGGCGTACCGGCAGGTAGAGGGGTCAAGTACCAAGGCCGGTAAGTGTCCATACACCTATCGAAAAGCGTATTGCGCGCGCATGCCGGCCATCCAGTTGCGGCCCTGCGCAGCTTCGTAGAAGCGCTTGTTGGTATCGCCGACGATCACCGCCGATATACCGGCGGTCGAGCAGGTTGTTAAGACCCACGTGCTGGCGCAACTGCCAGCCGCCGGGCTTCTGCCTGAACTGCACATCCGCGTTGAAGACCATGTAGCCGGGGGCTGGTTCCTCCACGTTGAGGTCGTCCAGGCGGACCTTCCCGCTCGCAACGGCCTCGATGGGGCCCTTGGTGCCGATCTCGGCAGGTACGCTGGTCGCCGGCGTCGCCAAAG contains:
- the hpaR gene encoding homoprotocatechuate degradation operon regulator HpaR — its product is MDKSLQHRNLPLLLLQAREKAMAHFRRILNHYGLTEQQWRVLRAISDSGEPMEQSQICETCHILGPSLAGVLARMEETKLVTRTRLDTDQRRMLVALTSQSAALIEEIAPFVERQYANLEAAVGTSVVRDLYRALDAFLASPGKVAPVALPVVTRPGARMRRSG
- a CDS encoding helix-turn-helix transcriptional regulator, encoding MTDQAKMFAGLGRLIAAVGRQDFAEAAFDLSQEAVGADHLVVSLVGGNEVRGLLTQGRLAPRVADTLNQRYLERYHLLDNSLPSLWNIASEQAAVYPFDGRMDASPAYKTFFFERAGLCDKLSIVCRRGENLLCCNLYRMSGSGRFDESDLRQAYLLAQPLAAVTWLHADKVVVPQAPTELVRTNAAPGCGAALQSLSKREMEVCRRLLTGASNEGVALDLAISIHTVRTLRKRIYRKLEVGSVTDLFSKYRNLIPANGAGVA
- a CDS encoding HpcH/HpaI aldolase/citrate lyase family protein, with the protein product MDMPRNAFKRALAAGEKQIGLFLGLGNATIAELIAGTGFDWVLVDGEHGPNDLRTIIAQLQALAAYPVSPVVRTLDHDAARIKQLLDAGAQTLMVPMVESADQARALVRAMRYPPHGMRGVGTAMARAARWNGVGSYFEHADAEQCLVVQIESRAALEGLEGILQVDGVDAVFVGPSDLAASLGHLGKPGHPEVRAAVARAIEQIAAAGKAAGVFSADPAVAAGYLDLGARFLLVGVDALLLRNAAVDLAARFKEGAAGSGASY
- a CDS encoding NAD-dependent succinate-semialdehyde dehydrogenase codes for the protein MLELKDSSLLRHACLIGGIWVGADNGTTVAVTNPADASIVGQVPNCGAEETERAIAAADAAFQTWRDTTAAERAGILRRWYDLMQANQEDLAAIMTAEQGKPLAEARGEIAYAAAYIEWFAEEARRAYGEVIPSPSRDRQLVVTREPVGVCAAITPWNFPAAMITRKVAPALAAGCTIVLKPAQQTPLSALALAELALRAGVPAGVFSVVTGEAREIGGAMSSSPIVRKLSFTGSTPIGILLMKQCADTVKKLSLELGGNAPFIVFDDADVDAAVAGALASKYRNAGQTCVCSNRLLVQDGIYDRFAERLAAAVGTLQVGDGREHGVTVGPLIDAAAMDKVQTLVADALGKGARVLAGGRPHALGGNWYEPTVLADITSAMAVAREEIFGPVAPLFRFTEEAEAVAMANDTEYGLAAYFYTQNHARAWRVSRQLEYGMIGVNTGLISTEVAPFGGVKSSGIGREGSRHGMEEYMELKYVAMAGL